From the genome of bacterium:
TATGCTTCTCAAAACAATCTTTTGGTACCGAAAACAAGGGCCCCGGGTATTGATCCCGGGGCCCTTTATAAAGGCGTAATGCTTTTGTTCAGCTTCCCGTCAGGTAAACGGTTTACCTGGAAGCGTTGCTGCCGTTATTTAGCAGCATCCCGTGCCTCTTTGAGCCACGAGTCCCACTGGTCCTGATTGGCCTTGATCCAGGCCGCGGCGTGACGCGCGATGTCTGCCTGGGATTTCTCCCCGTCCTCCATCTTCGTGTTCTGCGCGTTGATGTCGCCCAGCGGCAGCTCGAAGAGCTCGAAGAACTTTCTGGCAGCAGGGTTTTTGTCAAGGAATTCCTTGTTGGCCACGACCTGGATGTCGCTGACAACAAAACCGGCCTTGAGCGGATCGGTCACGGCGCCTTCGATGCCGCTGACGGTCATCCTGTCTTTACCCGCTGCCTGTGATTCGAGCGGGTTGATCTCGGGTACGTTGATCCACATGACGTCTTTTCCGGGCTTGAGCTTTCCGATGGTCCAGTTCGGGGCCCAGGTGTAGAAGAAGACCGGCTCACCTGCGCCGTGGCGCGCCAGCGCATCAGCCATGCTGGCCGAGTACCCGGCCGTGATCCGATTGATGTGGTCGTCCAGGTCGTAAACGTCAAAATGATGGGTGATCACCTTTTCGCAGCCCCAGCCGGGGGGGCAGGCGGTGAGATCGGCTTTGCCGTCACCGTTGGAATCGAACGCCTTCTTGACCTCGGGGCGCTTGAAATCGTCCAGGGACTTGATGTCGAACTTTTCCACCATTTTCTTTGACACCAGGTAGCCCTGGAGGCCTCCCGCTTTGACAATGTAACCAAGGACCTCGACCCTGCCCTCTGAACCTTTGGGCATCTGGCTGGTGTGGTTCGGGAACCATCCGTTGGTCCAGTAATCCACGTCACCGAGCATTACCGACTGGTAAAAGAGGGGGTTTTGTAGCTCCATGGGCTTGTTGACCTCGTATCCGAGCTCCTTAAGACCAGCACTGACGATGGCCTCCTGGAAATAGCCCGTGTTCCAGGTGGCCCTGGCGGGCTGGACTTCGATCCCTTTTCCGGGCAAGCTGTCGGCTGCGAAGGCCGGCATTGCCATGACACATATTGCTAATACAACGATCAATTTCTTCATTTTTCCTCCTTCTGTTTTTTATTGCGCCTTTAATGAAGCTGATAACAGGTTATTGCCTGGCGAAACCCTGGGTTATCCTGTCCAGGACCATCGCCAGCAGGACAATGGTCAGGCCGCCTATGGTGGCGAGCCCGATCTCCAGGGTGTTCAGGCCCTGAACCACCGGGTTTCCGAGGCCGCCGGCGCCGATGAGGGCGGCGATGACAACCATGGACAGGGCCATCATGAGAGTCTGGTTAAGTCCTGCCATGATGGACGGCAGCGCCAGTGGGAACTGGACCCGGCTCAGGACCTGCCAGGGCGTTGCACCGAACGAAAGGGCGGCCTCCACCAACTCGGGATGAACCTGCCGGATGCCCAGGCTGGTGAGGCGAACGATGGGCGGCAGGGCAAAAACGATGGTGGCCAGGATACCTGAGACGGTACCGATGCTGAACAGCATCACCACCGGAACCAGGTACACGAAGGCCGGGGTCGTCTGCATGGCGTCGAGCATCGGGCGTAAAACTATTTCGAAACGGTCGCTGCGGCCGGCCATGATCCCGAGGGGGATCCCGGCCAGGGCGCAGAAAAAGACCGCGCTGATCACCATGGCTAAAGTGGTCATGGTCTCCCCCCACAACCCCAGGGAGCCGGCCAGGAAGAAGGTGACAACGGTAAAAACGGTCACCCTCTTGCCGGCGAAACGCCAGGCGGCAACGGCAAAGATGATGATCACCACCACCGGGGGTAGAAAGTTAAAAACCCACTCAAACCCCTTGAGAGACCACTCGATGGGAGCTTTTATTGTCTGGAAGACATCCCGGTAGTTGAGGACCAGCCAATCGACGAAAGCCTGGACCCACTCGTCGAGGGGTAGGATCTTCTCTTTAAAATTAAGGAAATTCATGGGCTATTTCTCCCCTTGGTCGTTGGTCTCGATCTCTTCGTGATCGTCCGGCCGGGTACGCTGGAGGGTACGCAGGAAAAGGTTCTTCGAGACCGCTCCCACATACTTGCCGCTTTCATCGAGTATGGGTAACGGCCAGAGGTTGCGGGCGACCTCGGGCAGGATATCCTGCATGGAGTCGGAAACGCCACCTGTCACGCTGCCCTCGATATAGGCTTCCGAGATCAAGTGCTCTTCTCCCGGCTTGTCGATGAGTGCACGAAGGGAATCGGTTGAAACAACACCTTTGAACTTCTTCTCGATGTCCACCACATAACCGTACTCCCGGTCGTTTTTGATCAGCCGCTGCAAAGCCACCCTTGGGTTCTTTCCGTCGGTAACGGGAATGGTAACCTGCTGGTCGCTGGCGATGTCGCCAGCCGTGAGGATGTTCGTGGGGTCCACTCCTCTGAAGAAGGCCCGGACGTAATCATCGGCCGGGTTCTGGAGGATCTCTTCAGGGGTGCCTACCTGAACGACACGGCCGCCTTCCATGATGGCAATCCGGTCACCGATACGCATCGCCTCGTCGAGGTCGTGGGAGATGAAAACAATGGTTCTTTTTTCCTTTGCCTGCAGCTTGAGCAGCTCATCCTGCATTTCGGTGCGGATAAGCGGATCGAGTGCGGAAAAGGCTTCATCCATCAGCAGGATATGGGGATCCACCGCCAACCCCCGCGCCAGTCCAACCCTTTGTTTCATGCCCCCTGAAAGTTCGTCCGGCCTGCTGTCGGCCCACGATTCAAGACCCACCTGCTCCAATACCTCGAGGGCGCGTTTGTCACGGACATTTCGCTCAACGCCGTCCAGTTCCAGGCCAAATGCGGCATTTTGAAGGACTGTCAGGTGCGGCATGAGAGCGAAAGACTGGAACACCATGCTGAGTTTGTCCCGTCGGAGCTTTACAAGCTGTTCGTCACTCATCGCGGTAATATCTTCCCCCTCGATCATAACTTTTCCCGACGTAGGCTTTATCAACCGGTTGAGCATGCGCACCAGGGTTGACTTGCCGCTTCCTGAAAGCCCCATCACCACCATGATCTCATCTTCTTCGATGCTGAAGGTGGCATCGGCCACACCCACTGTGTGGCCTGTTTTTTTCAGTATTTCTTCCTTGCTGATCCCCTCCCGGATCATCTTCAGGGCTTTTTCCGGCTTTGGCCCGAAAATCTTGTAGAGGTTCTGGATCTCGATCTTGGACATATCAGCTCTCCCTGCTCGATAAGAGCTATCAAAGAACGCACTTGTCCCTCGACATAGGGGACCGTTTAAGCTTCACACCGGGATCGATGGGGAAAGCTCAGATCTGGTCCCGATCTGCTAGATGTGTTCTCTGGTCGCGGATGGCGTTGCTACTGCAGATGGCGTTGCTAATTTAGAGCGGAT
Proteins encoded in this window:
- a CDS encoding proline/glycine betaine ABC transporter permease, yielding MNFLNFKEKILPLDEWVQAFVDWLVLNYRDVFQTIKAPIEWSLKGFEWVFNFLPPVVVIIIFAVAAWRFAGKRVTVFTVVTFFLAGSLGLWGETMTTLAMVISAVFFCALAGIPLGIMAGRSDRFEIVLRPMLDAMQTTPAFVYLVPVVMLFSIGTVSGILATIVFALPPIVRLTSLGIRQVHPELVEAALSFGATPWQVLSRVQFPLALPSIMAGLNQTLMMALSMVVIAALIGAGGLGNPVVQGLNTLEIGLATIGGLTIVLLAMVLDRITQGFARQ
- the proX gene encoding glycine betaine/L-proline ABC transporter substrate-binding protein ProX, which produces MKKLIVVLAICVMAMPAFAADSLPGKGIEVQPARATWNTGYFQEAIVSAGLKELGYEVNKPMELQNPLFYQSVMLGDVDYWTNGWFPNHTSQMPKGSEGRVEVLGYIVKAGGLQGYLVSKKMVEKFDIKSLDDFKRPEVKKAFDSNGDGKADLTACPPGWGCEKVITHHFDVYDLDDHINRITAGYSASMADALARHGAGEPVFFYTWAPNWTIGKLKPGKDVMWINVPEINPLESQAAGKDRMTVSGIEGAVTDPLKAGFVVSDIQVVANKEFLDKNPAARKFFELFELPLGDINAQNTKMEDGEKSQADIARHAAAWIKANQDQWDSWLKEARDAAK
- the proV gene encoding glycine betaine/L-proline ABC transporter ATP-binding protein ProV translates to MSKIEIQNLYKIFGPKPEKALKMIREGISKEEILKKTGHTVGVADATFSIEEDEIMVVMGLSGSGKSTLVRMLNRLIKPTSGKVMIEGEDITAMSDEQLVKLRRDKLSMVFQSFALMPHLTVLQNAAFGLELDGVERNVRDKRALEVLEQVGLESWADSRPDELSGGMKQRVGLARGLAVDPHILLMDEAFSALDPLIRTEMQDELLKLQAKEKRTIVFISHDLDEAMRIGDRIAIMEGGRVVQVGTPEEILQNPADDYVRAFFRGVDPTNILTAGDIASDQQVTIPVTDGKNPRVALQRLIKNDREYGYVVDIEKKFKGVVSTDSLRALIDKPGEEHLISEAYIEGSVTGGVSDSMQDILPEVARNLWPLPILDESGKYVGAVSKNLFLRTLQRTRPDDHEEIETNDQGEK